In the genome of Sorangium aterium, one region contains:
- a CDS encoding malonic semialdehyde reductase: MSDQLLQQVLLEARTHNGWLAEPIDDATLHRLYEALRLGPTAANSVPARIVFVKSPEAKERLRPCLAEGNVEKTMSAPVTAIIAHDTRFHEKMPKLFPARPTMGEALAAMPQEQRDFFLLQNASLQAGYLILAARALGLDCGPMGGFDREKVDAAFLADVPWKSILLINLGHGDPAKLYPRNPRLDFDEACRIA, encoded by the coding sequence ATGAGCGACCAACTCCTCCAGCAAGTCCTCCTCGAAGCCCGCACCCACAACGGCTGGCTCGCCGAGCCCATCGACGACGCGACCCTGCACCGCCTCTACGAGGCCCTGCGCCTCGGCCCGACCGCGGCCAACAGCGTGCCGGCGCGGATCGTCTTCGTGAAGAGCCCCGAGGCCAAGGAGCGCCTGCGCCCCTGCCTCGCGGAGGGCAACGTCGAGAAGACCATGAGCGCGCCCGTCACCGCGATCATCGCCCACGACACGCGCTTTCACGAGAAGATGCCGAAGCTCTTCCCGGCGCGCCCGACGATGGGCGAGGCCCTCGCCGCGATGCCGCAGGAGCAGCGCGACTTCTTTCTCCTCCAGAACGCCTCGCTCCAGGCCGGCTACCTGATCCTCGCGGCCCGCGCGCTCGGGCTCGACTGCGGGCCGATGGGCGGCTTCGACCGGGAGAAAGTCGACGCCGCGTTCCTCGCCGACGTGCCCTGGAAATCGATCCTCCTCATCAACCTGGGCCACGGCGATCCGGCGAAGCTCTACCCGCGCAACCCGCGCCTCGATTTCGACGAGGCCTGCCGTATCGCGTAG
- a CDS encoding trypsin-like peptidase domain-containing protein — MRANRFIIAAGLSSVWAAAGCAAPAPAGEEAAGEARSEVIYGQDDREEPFTYADPAWAARALDFTVALIPASAVDDSDPNNIQIAGPTWAQRDDVCPDERFASQPALADCSGTLIDDDLVLTAAHCINNCRDSRFVFDYAMTPSGQLGQITSDDVYSCVDFITYYQDRRGADYTVVRLDRPVVGRTPAAVRVSSDPLAIGTPLVVHGFPRGLPLKLADGAAVRSNAASLDFFVGNLDTFVGNSGSGVFDTNTKELVGILVRGERDFVQDGDCVRPFTCADDACRGEDVTYAFRAIQAMCERTVSDLCSCGDGACGPLESPASCASDCSCGDGVCSSGESTTSCPADCQLEVLYDSHAPQPSWVTPGIQVRNTGSQSVYLAGSTVRYYFSQEPPGTLEATCWSCSSELEMSFHEVPGGGCAGATHYLDVRFPFLSVDPSSSTDRFNIAFHASSWQAFNQSNDYSHAGGSWNWAPNPKITMYRLGTRVFGDEPCPGLFIPPAD; from the coding sequence ATGAGAGCGAACCGCTTCATCATTGCTGCTGGCTTGTCGTCCGTGTGGGCTGCCGCGGGGTGCGCGGCGCCGGCGCCTGCCGGGGAGGAGGCCGCCGGCGAGGCCCGCTCCGAGGTCATCTATGGCCAGGATGACCGTGAGGAGCCCTTCACGTACGCGGATCCAGCCTGGGCCGCGCGGGCGCTGGACTTCACCGTGGCGCTCATCCCTGCGTCGGCCGTCGACGACTCGGACCCGAACAACATCCAGATCGCCGGGCCCACATGGGCGCAGCGCGACGACGTGTGCCCCGACGAGCGCTTCGCGTCCCAGCCGGCGCTCGCCGACTGCAGCGGAACGCTGATCGACGACGACCTGGTGCTCACGGCCGCACACTGCATCAACAACTGCCGCGACAGCCGCTTCGTCTTCGATTATGCGATGACGCCGTCCGGCCAGCTCGGCCAGATCACCAGCGATGACGTCTACAGCTGCGTGGATTTCATCACCTATTACCAGGACCGGCGGGGCGCGGACTATACGGTCGTGCGCCTCGATCGGCCCGTGGTGGGGCGGACGCCCGCCGCGGTGCGTGTGTCGAGCGATCCGTTGGCCATCGGGACGCCGCTCGTTGTGCACGGGTTCCCCCGCGGGTTGCCGCTCAAGCTGGCGGACGGGGCCGCGGTCCGGAGCAACGCGGCGAGCCTCGACTTCTTCGTCGGCAACCTGGACACGTTCGTGGGCAACTCCGGGTCCGGGGTGTTCGACACGAACACGAAGGAGCTCGTGGGCATCCTGGTGCGCGGCGAGCGCGACTTCGTGCAGGACGGCGACTGCGTGCGTCCGTTCACCTGCGCCGACGACGCGTGCCGCGGCGAGGACGTGACCTATGCCTTCCGGGCCATCCAGGCCATGTGCGAGCGCACGGTCTCCGACCTGTGCTCCTGCGGTGACGGCGCCTGCGGCCCGCTCGAGAGCCCGGCCTCGTGCGCGAGCGACTGCTCCTGCGGCGACGGCGTCTGCAGCAGCGGCGAGAGCACCACGTCGTGCCCTGCGGACTGCCAGCTGGAGGTGCTGTACGACTCCCACGCGCCGCAGCCGAGCTGGGTGACGCCCGGGATCCAGGTGCGCAACACGGGAAGCCAGAGCGTGTACCTCGCGGGCTCGACCGTGCGGTACTACTTCAGCCAGGAGCCGCCCGGCACGCTCGAGGCGACGTGCTGGAGTTGCTCGAGCGAGCTCGAGATGAGCTTCCACGAGGTGCCCGGCGGCGGTTGCGCGGGCGCGACGCACTACCTCGACGTGCGCTTCCCGTTCCTCTCGGTCGATCCCTCGTCCTCCACCGACCGGTTCAACATCGCGTTCCATGCGTCGAGCTGGCAGGCGTTCAACCAGTCGAACGATTACTCCCATGCGGGGGGCAGCTGGAACTGGGCGCCGAACCCGAAGATCACGATGTACCGGCTCGGCACCAGGGTCTTCGGCGACGAGCCCTGTCCGGGCCTCTTCATCCCGCCCGCCGACTGA
- a CDS encoding LysR family transcriptional regulator, with amino-acid sequence MDDPLETSELLAFSKTVEARSLSRAAAELGVPRATISRRLARLEERLGVRLLRRTTRSLALTDAGEALYRHARIVLDAVHHAEASVRKADGAVRGELRVSVPPMMDTSFNAMICDFGRRYPEVRLHVHSTTQYVDLQRGGYDVALRASSALEPGLVARTLARMPLLAVASPAYLEARGTPRTRRDLRSHRCMMGFARGELPQTHWPSSGGKFQVEGALFTNDLLLLCDAALQGLGIALLPQQIVRPHLESGALRHVLPGAIQADSHIAVVYAEREFMPPQLRAFIDAVMAWGGENLLPRADAPKPKRAAKSGLRPRSISPGGPRRASG; translated from the coding sequence ATGGACGACCCCCTCGAGACCTCCGAGCTCCTCGCCTTCTCGAAGACCGTGGAGGCCCGATCCCTGTCCCGCGCCGCCGCCGAGCTCGGCGTCCCTCGCGCCACCATCAGCCGCCGCCTCGCGCGGCTGGAGGAGCGGCTCGGCGTGCGCTTGCTCCGCCGGACGACGCGCAGCCTCGCCCTCACCGACGCGGGCGAGGCGCTCTACCGCCACGCCCGCATCGTGCTCGACGCCGTCCACCACGCCGAGGCGAGCGTGCGCAAGGCCGACGGCGCCGTGCGCGGCGAGCTGCGCGTCTCGGTGCCGCCGATGATGGACACGAGCTTCAACGCGATGATCTGCGATTTTGGGCGGCGCTACCCCGAGGTCCGCCTCCACGTCCACAGCACGACCCAGTACGTCGACCTCCAGCGCGGCGGCTACGACGTCGCGCTCCGCGCGAGCAGCGCGCTCGAGCCCGGCCTCGTCGCCCGGACGCTGGCGCGCATGCCGCTCCTCGCGGTCGCTTCGCCCGCGTACCTAGAGGCCCGCGGCACGCCGCGCACGCGCCGCGATCTGCGGAGCCACCGTTGCATGATGGGCTTCGCCCGCGGGGAGCTGCCGCAGACGCACTGGCCGTCCTCCGGCGGTAAGTTCCAGGTCGAGGGCGCGCTCTTCACGAACGACCTCCTCCTGCTCTGCGACGCCGCGCTCCAGGGCCTCGGCATCGCGCTCTTGCCGCAGCAGATCGTGCGCCCTCACCTCGAGAGCGGCGCCCTCCGGCACGTGCTGCCAGGCGCGATCCAGGCGGACTCGCACATCGCGGTGGTCTACGCGGAGCGGGAGTTCATGCCGCCGCAGCTCCGCGCCTTCATCGACGCGGTGATGGCGTGGGGAGGGGAGAATCTCCTCCCGCGCGCGGACGCGCCGAAGCCGAAGCGGGCGGCGAAGAGCGGCCTGCGCCCACGCTCGATATCGCCCGGCGGCCCCCGGCGCGCCTCCGGATAG
- a CDS encoding methyltransferase domain-containing protein, with product MDTQTVGFEEFRACLVDLARVNRLTLAYRPTLAFLERLVARGLPENRPLEVIDVGSGYGDMLRRIDAWARERGIAVSLTGVDLNPWSRRSAAEATPPGRPITWVTADAFAYEPPGGIDVVLSSLFTHHLPDPAVVRFLAWMEAKARLGWFINDLHRHPLPYHFFRHLSRLAGWHRFVQHDGPVSIARAFSASDWRSLIAEAGLDPRAVEVRWWMPFRLTVGRLKVP from the coding sequence ATGGATACCCAGACAGTGGGCTTCGAGGAATTCCGCGCTTGCCTGGTCGATCTGGCGCGGGTCAACCGGCTGACGCTCGCCTACCGGCCGACGCTCGCGTTCCTCGAGCGCCTCGTCGCGCGCGGCCTGCCCGAGAACCGGCCGCTGGAGGTGATCGACGTCGGCAGCGGCTACGGCGACATGCTGCGTCGGATCGACGCGTGGGCCAGGGAGCGCGGCATCGCCGTCTCGCTCACCGGCGTCGACCTCAACCCGTGGTCGCGCCGGTCGGCCGCCGAGGCGACCCCGCCGGGCCGGCCGATCACCTGGGTCACCGCCGACGCCTTCGCCTACGAGCCGCCCGGCGGCATCGACGTCGTGTTGAGCTCGCTCTTCACGCATCATCTCCCCGATCCGGCGGTCGTCCGCTTCCTCGCCTGGATGGAGGCGAAGGCGCGGCTCGGCTGGTTCATCAACGATCTGCACCGCCATCCGCTGCCATATCACTTCTTCCGCCACCTCTCGCGCCTCGCGGGCTGGCACCGCTTCGTGCAGCACGATGGGCCGGTGTCGATCGCCCGCGCCTTCTCGGCCAGCGACTGGCGATCTCTCATCGCCGAGGCCGGGCTCGATCCGCGCGCCGTCGAGGTTCGATGGTGGATGCCGTTCCGGCTCACCGTCGGGAGGCTCAAGGTCCCGTGA
- a CDS encoding type III polyketide synthase translates to MHGDDACRGSDAKGRPPVTAYINRIATAVPPNDVHSSFVRFARTLFSDERSRVLFGRMADKAQISHRFSVLAPSVEVGGASIDAGRFYLRGSFPTTADRMRLYEKHAPELAAQAVSGLDLGTTARRITHVIVTSCTGFSAPGIDLALVERFGLDPSVERTTIGFMGCYAAINALKLARHIVRSAPEARVLVVNVELCTLHLQEAVAMDQMLSFLLFGDGCAAAVVSAEPTGLALDRLHAVVVPGTRELITWNIRDLGFEMFLSGRVPGAIDRGLKAAAGAILDGAAPGEIDLWAVHPGGRSVLDAVEHALELGPDALAASRDVLARFGNMSSASIMFVLQSLVADARPGMRGCAMSFGPGLTAETMLFHTD, encoded by the coding sequence GTGCACGGCGACGATGCCTGCCGAGGCTCGGACGCGAAGGGACGGCCGCCGGTAACCGCCTACATCAACCGCATTGCCACGGCCGTGCCGCCGAACGACGTGCACTCCTCCTTTGTCCGCTTCGCGAGGACGCTGTTCAGCGACGAACGCAGCCGCGTGCTGTTCGGGCGGATGGCGGACAAGGCGCAGATTTCACACCGGTTCTCCGTGCTGGCCCCGAGCGTCGAGGTGGGCGGCGCCTCGATCGACGCGGGGCGGTTCTACCTGCGCGGCAGCTTCCCGACGACCGCGGACCGCATGCGTTTGTACGAGAAGCACGCGCCGGAGCTCGCCGCGCAGGCCGTCTCGGGCCTCGACCTCGGGACCACGGCGCGCCGGATCACCCATGTCATCGTGACGTCGTGCACAGGCTTTTCCGCGCCGGGCATCGACCTCGCGCTCGTCGAGCGCTTCGGCCTCGATCCATCGGTCGAGCGCACGACGATCGGCTTCATGGGGTGTTATGCGGCGATCAACGCGCTGAAGCTCGCGCGGCATATCGTGCGGTCGGCGCCCGAGGCGCGCGTGCTCGTCGTGAACGTCGAGCTGTGCACGCTGCACCTGCAGGAGGCCGTCGCCATGGATCAGATGCTGTCGTTCCTCCTGTTCGGCGACGGCTGCGCCGCGGCCGTGGTCAGCGCCGAGCCGACCGGGCTCGCGCTCGACCGGCTGCACGCCGTCGTGGTGCCCGGGACGCGCGAGCTCATCACGTGGAACATCCGCGATCTCGGCTTCGAGATGTTCCTGTCCGGCCGCGTGCCGGGCGCGATCGACCGGGGGCTCAAGGCCGCCGCGGGCGCGATCCTCGACGGCGCCGCGCCGGGCGAGATCGACCTCTGGGCGGTGCACCCCGGCGGGCGGTCGGTGCTCGACGCGGTCGAGCACGCGCTCGAGCTCGGGCCGGACGCGCTCGCGGCGTCGCGCGACGTGCTCGCGCGCTTCGGCAACATGTCCTCGGCGAGCATCATGTTCGTGCTGCAGTCGCTCGTCGCTGACGCGCGGCCGGGCATGCGCGGATGCGCCATGTCGTTCGGTCCAGGTTTGACCGCCGAGACGATGCTGTTCCATACGGACTAG
- a CDS encoding NAD(P)/FAD-dependent oxidoreductase, with the protein MNDAVVVGGGLAGAAVALLLSQAGRKVALIEREAGPADKVCGEFLSREAALYLASFGLDLRALGAAPIEAVRLVERDRVAAAALPFSALSLSRRVLDEALLARAAAAGASIRRGARVQALTRAGAGWGARLEDGSAIEARAAFLATGKHDVRGLRRPSGLQDDLVAFKLHWRLSPRQAAELDRHVELVLFEGGYAGLQPVEGGRANLCLLVRKSRFAALGQRWDRLLFAMREGSPHLDARLAGAQPCRARPLALSTIPYGHVQRRADGIWRLGDQAAVIPSFSGDGMSIALHSARLAATAYLEGASAEAFQRRLSRDVLGQVLLATGLSHGLVRRPGQAALGAAARLCPSLMAAVAGRTRVPEAALVRGGLPVPASGR; encoded by the coding sequence GTGAACGACGCTGTCGTCGTCGGAGGAGGCCTGGCCGGGGCGGCGGTCGCGCTGCTCCTCTCGCAGGCGGGGCGCAAGGTCGCGCTGATCGAGCGCGAGGCCGGCCCGGCGGACAAGGTCTGCGGCGAGTTCCTGTCGCGCGAGGCCGCGCTCTACCTTGCGTCGTTCGGGCTCGATCTGCGGGCGCTCGGCGCGGCGCCGATCGAGGCCGTGCGCCTGGTCGAGCGCGATCGGGTCGCGGCCGCGGCGCTGCCGTTCTCCGCGCTCAGCCTGTCGCGCCGCGTGCTCGACGAGGCGCTGCTCGCGCGCGCCGCGGCGGCTGGCGCGTCGATCCGGCGGGGCGCCCGGGTCCAGGCGCTCACGCGGGCGGGCGCGGGCTGGGGGGCGCGGCTCGAGGACGGCAGCGCGATCGAGGCGCGCGCCGCGTTCCTCGCGACCGGCAAGCACGACGTCCGGGGCCTGAGGCGACCTTCTGGGCTGCAGGACGATCTCGTCGCCTTCAAGCTGCACTGGCGGCTGTCGCCGCGGCAGGCGGCGGAGCTCGACAGGCACGTTGAGCTCGTGCTGTTCGAGGGCGGTTATGCCGGCCTGCAGCCGGTCGAGGGCGGTCGGGCGAACCTCTGCCTCCTCGTCCGCAAGAGCCGCTTCGCCGCGCTCGGGCAGCGCTGGGACCGCCTCCTTTTCGCGATGCGCGAGGGGTCGCCGCACCTCGACGCGCGGCTCGCGGGCGCGCAGCCGTGCCGGGCGCGGCCGCTCGCGCTCTCGACGATCCCGTACGGCCATGTCCAGCGCCGCGCGGACGGGATATGGCGCCTCGGCGATCAGGCGGCGGTGATCCCCTCCTTCTCTGGAGACGGCATGTCGATCGCGCTGCACAGCGCGCGGCTCGCGGCCACGGCGTACCTCGAAGGGGCGAGCGCGGAGGCGTTCCAGCGTCGGCTCTCGCGCGACGTGCTCGGGCAGGTGCTGCTCGCGACGGGCCTCTCTCACGGCCTCGTGCGGCGGCCCGGCCAGGCGGCGCTCGGCGCGGCGGCGCGCCTTTGCCCAAGCCTCATGGCGGCCGTGGCGGGGCGCACGCGCGTGCCCGAGGCGGCGCTCGTGCGCGGAGGGCTGCCGGTACCTGCGAGCGGCCGCTAG